A stretch of the Rhinoderma darwinii isolate aRhiDar2 chromosome 3, aRhiDar2.hap1, whole genome shotgun sequence genome encodes the following:
- the LOC142750589 gene encoding extracellular calcium-sensing receptor-like, translated as MRFAIDEINRSPELLPNISLGFYAYDSCAVLQRELEGTLWMLTGLYQAIPNYCCHKSPPLAAIIGHSSSTYSILMAHILGLYRYPQVSYFSTSPLLSDRTQFPSFFRTVPSDAFQSLGLAQMVKHFGWTWVGLIAPDDNYGQEGIKVIKQEITRSGACLAFTQYIASMFSYKNIRDIVKVIMRSTAKVVVAFSTDIYLIPLLEEMLVQKVTGKIFVASEAWSISNVLSVDKYSSILSGTIGFAFHSSNIKGFQEYLNNINPYNIPGIKWAKIFWEEAFGCSFPPKDNPSGQNNESKLCMGNEDLSDIHNLYNDASNLRTSYNVYSAVHVIAKALDDLSHCNEWNGPFLGGKCTELKAFQPWQLLYYFKKVRVPFSNKRELFFNENGDPPAMYDIVNWQRRPDGSMTQVKVGSYDTVVGSDNSFAINSSLVWWAHGSNEVPISICSESCPAGFRKAPRKGEPICCFECVPCPQGEISNQTDSIDCSKCSWDMWPNNRKDGCLVKPIEYLSYDEPLGFTLVATSVFSSMVPISILKLFLHYKTTPIVRANNFSLSCILLVSLTFCFLSSLAFVGCPQTEKCLLRQVAFGMVFALCVSCILAKTLMVVFAFMATKPGSSLKRWTNPHVSYMIIVCCLLLQLLLCTSWILAAPPFPQNNSESKPGIIVIECNENSHTAFWSMLGFLGLLASVSFVVAFLARRLPDSFNEAKYITFSMLAFLSVWVSYIPASLSSQGKYTVAMEIFAIQSSSWALVICMIVPKSFIILFRPHMNTKEHLLGKDRGHK; from the exons ATGAGGTTCGCCATTGATGAAATTAATAGAAGCCCTGAACTTCTCCCAAATATCAGCCTGGGCTTCTATGCTTATGACTCTTGTGCTGTACTACAGAGGGAGTTAGAGGGGACCTTGTGGATGCTGACAGGTCTTTATCAGGCCATACCCAATTATTGTTGTCATAAAAGTCCACCCCTGGCTGCCATCATTGGACACTCATCATCCACGTACTCCATTCTCATGGCTCATATATTGGGACTTTACAGGTACCCACAG GTCAGCTATTTCTCCACCAGCCCTCTACTGAGTGACAGGACACAGTTCCCTTCCTTCTTCAGGACTGTACCCAGTGATGCTTTCCAGTCTTTGGGATTGGCTCAAATGGTCAAACATTTTGGATGGACTTGGGTTGGGCTCATTGCCCCTGATGATAATTATGGCCAAGAGGGCATCAAAGTCATAAAACAGGAAATTACAAGGTCTGGTGCCTGCTTGGCCTTCACACAATACATAGCAAGTATGTTTTCCTACAAGAATATTCGAGACATCGTAAAAGTTATTATGAGGTCAACGGCTAAAGTGGTGGTGGCTTTCTCTACGGACATCTATCTCATCCCATTGTTGGAAGAAATGTTAGTACAAAAAGTAACCGGAAAAATCTTTGTTGCTAGTGAAGCTTGGTCCATATCAAATGTCCTCTCAGTAGATAAATACTCTTCTATACTTTCGGGTACCATTGGATTTGCTTTCCACAGCTCTAATATAAAAGGGTTTCAAGAATATCTCAACAATATCAACCCCTACAACATTCCAGGTATCAAATGGGCCAAAATATTCTGGGAAGAGGCATTTGGATGTTCATTTCCCCCAAAAGATAACCCCAGTGGTCAGAATAATGAGTCCAAGTTATGTATGGGCAATGAGGACCTTTCAGACATTCACAATCTCTATAATGATGCTTCAAATTTAAGAACTTCCTACAATGTCTATTCTGCAGTGCATGTTATAGCAAAAGCTCTCGATGACCTCTCGCACTGCAATGAATGGAATGGCCCATTTTTAGGTGGAAAATGTACTGAATTGAAGGCGTTTCAACCATGGCAG CTTTTATACTATTTCAAGAAAGTACGAGTGCCTTTCAGTAACAAGAGAGAACTATTCTTCAATGAAAACGGGGATCCACCAGCAATGTACGACATCGTGAACTGGCAGAGACGTCCCGATGGTTCAATGACCCAAGTGAAAGTTGGAAGTTATGACACTGTGGTTGGATCTGACAATAGTTTTGCCATCAACTCAAGTTTAGTCTGGTGGGCACATGGAAGTAATgag GTTCCTATTTCCATCTGTAGTGAGAGTTGCCCAGCAGGATTCAGAAAGGCTCCTCGTAAAGGTGAACCTATTTGTTGCTTTGAGTGTGTCCCGTGTCCTCAAGGAGAGATCTCGAACCAAACAG ACTCCATAGATTGTTCAAAATGTTCATGGGATATGTGGCCAAACAACCGGAAGGACGGATGTCTTGTGAAACCCATTGAGTATCTTTCGTATGATGAGCCACTAGGGTTCACTTTAGTAGCCACCAGTGTTTTCTCCTCTATGGTTCCAATTTCTATCTTAAAACTTTTCCTTCACTACAAGACTACTCCAATAGTTAGAGCAAATAACTTCTCGCTCAGTTGTATTTTGTTGGTGTCTTTGACATTTTGCTTCTTGAGCTCTTTGGCCTTCGTTGGTTGTCCACAAACTGAGAAGTGTCTTCTGCGTCAGGTGGCCTTTGGCATGGTGTTTGCCCTTTGTGTTTCTTGTATCTTAGCTAAAACCCTCATGGTAGTTTTTGCATTTATGGCCACCAAACCAGGTAGTAGTCTTAAAAGATGGACAAATCCTCATGTGTCCTATATGATCATCGTCTGCTGTTTACTCCTTCAATTACTCTTGTGCACCAGCTGGATCTTGGCTGCTCCTCCTTTTCCACAAAATAACAGTGAAAGCAAACCTGGAATTATTGTCATTGAATGTAACGAGAACTCACACACGGCTTTCTGGAGTATGTTGGGGTTTCTTGGTCTCTTGGCGTCCGTCAGTTTTGTTGTTGCCTTTTTGGCCAGGAGACTTCCTGATAGCTTCAATGAGGCTAAGTATATCACATTTAGCATGCTCGCCTTTCTCAGTGTTTGGGTGTCCTATATCCCAGCATCTCTCAGCTCACAGGGAAAATATACAGTAGCTATGGAGATCTTTGCAATCCAATCATCAAGTTGGGCTCTTGTGATCTGTATGATTGTACCAAAAAGTTTTATCATATTGTTTCGGCCACACATGAACACCAAAGAACATCTCTTAGGGAAAGACAGAGGTCATAAATAA